The following proteins come from a genomic window of Prionailurus viverrinus isolate Anna chromosome D1, UM_Priviv_1.0, whole genome shotgun sequence:
- the LOC125146495 gene encoding olfactory receptor 52N4-like: MIILNQTDVTPASFILNGIPGLEDMHMWISFPFCSMYAVAMVGNCGLLYLIYYEDSLHRSMYYFLAMLSLTDLVMCSSTIPKALSIFWCHLKEIRFEECLVQMFFIHTFTGMESGVLMLMALDRYVAICYPLRYSTILTNPVIAKVGLATFLRAVFLIIPLIFLTKRLPYCKGNIIHHTYCDQLSVAKLSCGNIKANVIYGLVAAFLIGGFDILCITVSYTMILRAVVSLSSADARQKAFSTCTAHICAIIFSYSPAFFCFFFNRFGSHTIPPSCHIIVANIYLLLPPTMNPIVYGVKTKQIRDCVIRIFSGSKKIKSYST, translated from the coding sequence ATGATAATTCTGAACCAAACAGATGTGACCCCAGCCTCATTCATTCTTAATGGGATCCCAGGACTGGAGGACATGCACATGTGGATTTCTTTCCCATTCTGCTCCATGTATGCTGTGGCAATGGTAGGGAATTGTGGGCTCCTCTACCTCATCTACTATGAGGACTCCCTGCATAGatccatgtattattttttggCAATGCTTTCCCTTACTGACCTTGTCATGTGCTCTAGTACAATCCCTAAAGCTCTCAGCATCTTCTGGTGTCATCTCAAGGAAATTAGATTTGAAGAATGCCTAGTCCAGATGTTCTTCATCCATACCTTCACAGGGATGGAGTCTGGGGTGCTCATGCTTATGGCCCTGGATCGCTACGTGGCCATCTGTTACCCTCTGCGCTATTCAACTATCCTCACCAATCCTGTCATTGCAAAAGTTGGGCTTGCTACTTTCCTGAGAGCGGTGTTCCTCATCATTCCCTTGATTTTCCTCACCAAGAGACTACCCTATTGCAAGGGTAATATCATACACCATACCTATTGTGACCAGCTATCGGTAGCAAAGTTATCCTGTGGAAATATCAAGGCCAATGTTATATATGGTCTGGTGGCTGCCTTCCTGATTGGGGGCTTTGACATCCTGTGCATCACAGTCTCCTACACCATGATCCTCCGGGCAGTAGTGAGCCTCTCCTCAGCAGATGCTCGGCAGAAGGCCTTCAGCACCTGCACTGCCCACATCTGTGCCATCATTTTCTCCTACAGTCCAgccttcttctgcttcttttttaatCGTTTTGGGAGCCACACAATTCCTCCATCTTGCCACATCATTGTGGCCAATATTTATCTGCTCCTGCCTCCCACTATGAACCCTATTGTCTATGGAGTGAAAACCAAGCAGATACGAGACTGTGTCATAAGGATCTTTTCAGGTTCGAAGAAAATCAAATCCTACAGCACATAG